A window from Drosophila subobscura isolate 14011-0131.10 chromosome O, UCBerk_Dsub_1.0, whole genome shotgun sequence encodes these proteins:
- the LOC117899029 gene encoding probable G-protein coupled receptor Mth-like 11 has product MREALCWCSFLGFLLCCIAADIPGCNFFDTVNLANSLKFPNGSYNYEDLIIPPTLTGEYDYEMQFNGNSRSVPSHTRGCVCKLRPCIRLCCHRSRVIKDNKCSAHTLNELSYNMTLDITHKHIFEDFVVQEELPLPCNIHYPLNRIEYSTDHWTLFENGTLLRQYDMRYLSKQDYCLQPRKSGKQKGYNHILVPYNCVIEPDMTMEYVKATSVLFMAITISVYLWLPQFQSLTGKCCNLYFICLAATFLLNLFSNFNVFDSNISCSINGYAGYFAAMATFLWLSVISFHVWTRFAVRHFQEIQRSRRSNFLNYNLIVWSTAGTLTLAVFLVDRLVPFFSTSDKTLPMLPAVGVFSCWISTEGWSGMLYFYSPLTLLILFNITMFVMTIHHIYVSEKIKPRSFNGIEEHQVSKHRAKYGAYLHLFIIMGCSWLLEIVAFICKIENVFKPLIVVNDVINCSQGIIIFFVTFCNRSMLRVIRERTHPDSKPAEPSKFSDVEYGTCSLTRDCHLMQEIN; this is encoded by the exons ATGCGTGAGGCACTGTGTTGGTGCAGCTTTTTGGGCTTTCTACTGTGCTGCATTGCAGCTGACATTCCCGGTTGCAATTTTTTCGATACTGTCAACCTAGCAAACAGCCTGAAGTTCCCGAACGGATCCTATAACTACGAGGATCTCATCATTCCCCCGACTCTCACGGGGGAGTACGACTACGAAATGCAGTTCAACGGGAACAGCAGATCGGTGCCCAGCCACACAAGAGGATGTGTTTGCAAGCTGAGGCCTTGCATACGATTATGCTGTCATCGGAGTAGAGTGATAAAGGACAACAAGTGCTCGGCCCATACGCTGAACGAGTTATCCTACAACATGACCCTGGATATAACACATAAACACATTTTTGAGGATTTTGTGGTGCAGGAGgaactgccattgccatgcaATATTCATTATCCATTAAACAGAATTGAATATTCGACAGATCATTGGACACTATTTGAG AATGGAACGCTGCTGCGGCAATATGACATGAGGTACCTCTCCAAGCAGGACTACTGTCTGCAGCCGCGGAAGTCGGGGAAGCAGAAAGGCTACAACCACATCTTAGTTCCTTACAACTGCGTCATTGAACCGGACATGACAATGGAGTATG TCAAGGCGACATCTGtcttatttatggccattacCATTTCCGTCTACCTTTGGCTGCCCCAGTTTCAATCCCTGACTGGAAAGTGCTGCAATCTGTATTTTATCTGCTTGGCAGCCACCTTCCTGCTGAATCTCTTCAGCAATTTCAACGTGTTTGACAGCAACATTTCATGCTCTATTAAtg GTTATGCAGGTTATTTCGCAGCGATGGCCACGtttctctggctgtctgtgaTAAGCTTCCATGTGTGGACCCGATTCGCTGTGCGTCACTTTCAAGAGATTCAAAGGTCTCGCCGCAGTAATTTTCTCAACTATAATCTCATCGTCTGGAGCACTGCTGGAACACTTACTCTGGCCGTATTCTTGGTGGACAGACTTGTACCATTTTTCAGTACATCAGACAAAACTTTACCCATGCTACCAGCTGTGGGAGTGTTCTCCTGCTGGATCTCAA cTGAAGGTTGGTCGGGAATGCTCTATTTTTATTCACCATTGACGTTATTGATATTATTCAATATTACCATGTTCGTTATGACGATCCATCACATTTACGTGTCGGAAAAGATCAAGCCAAGATCTTTTAACGGAATCGAAGAGCATCAAGTGTCAAAGCACCGAGCCAA ATATGGCGCGTATCTGCATCTGTTCATCATTATGGGCTGCAGTTGGTTACTGGAAATCGTTGCCTTTATttgtaaaattgaaaatgtcttcAAGCCTTTGATCGTAGTTAATGACGTCATAAACTGCAGTCAGGGCATCATTATATTCTTCGTCACATTCTGCAACAGGAGCATGCTCAGAGTCATTCGTGAAAG AACCCATCCAGATTCTAAACCGGCTGAACCGTCTAAGTTCAGTGATGTTGAGTATGGAACATGCAGTTTAACACGGGACTGCCACCTCATGCAGGAAATCAATTGA